A window from Saprospiraceae bacterium encodes these proteins:
- a CDS encoding family 10 glycosylhydrolase encodes MATGCQQTPQEMNHLNRKNNADPIKGVWLTNIASDALFSKSNIEKAVQLCDSLGFNHIFVVTWNDATTTYPSKMMKNLTGVEIQPELSGRDPLKELIDAAHSKNIKVHAWFEFGFSCSYKKDDGGPIIKAKPHWASLDKNGKLVSKNNFQWMNTFHPEVQEFITSLVTEVVTNYDIDGIQGDDRLPALPSSGGYDAYTVDMYKSENGGVVPPQNEKDYEWIKWRSGKLNEYLIKLTSEVRKIKPDIIISMAPSIYPWCEAEYLQDWPTWVNMGIVDYIIPQIYRYKIDRYQYELDKIVNTQISPENKSKLFPGILLQVDDYNPSEGMLDSMIQANRKHGINGEVYFFYEGIKKYPEYFKGN; translated from the coding sequence ATGGCAACAGGATGCCAACAGACACCTCAAGAAATGAATCATTTAAACCGTAAAAATAATGCAGATCCCATCAAAGGTGTGTGGCTGACCAATATAGCCAGTGATGCTCTTTTTAGCAAAAGTAATATTGAAAAGGCAGTGCAACTCTGTGACAGTCTCGGTTTCAATCACATTTTTGTAGTCACGTGGAATGATGCCACTACTACCTACCCAAGCAAAATGATGAAAAATCTAACTGGTGTGGAAATTCAACCGGAATTAAGTGGTAGAGATCCATTAAAAGAATTGATAGATGCCGCACACAGCAAAAACATCAAAGTGCACGCCTGGTTTGAGTTTGGCTTCTCCTGCTCGTACAAAAAAGATGATGGTGGTCCTATCATTAAGGCCAAACCACACTGGGCCTCACTCGATAAAAATGGCAAACTTGTTTCCAAAAATAACTTCCAATGGATGAACACCTTTCATCCGGAAGTACAGGAATTTATCACATCCTTGGTGACAGAAGTAGTGACCAACTATGATATAGATGGCATACAAGGAGACGACAGACTACCGGCCTTACCATCTTCCGGTGGATATGATGCATACACTGTCGACATGTACAAATCTGAAAACGGTGGTGTGGTTCCACCTCAAAATGAAAAGGATTATGAATGGATAAAATGGAGATCAGGTAAGCTGAATGAATACCTGATAAAACTCACCAGTGAAGTCAGAAAAATAAAACCTGACATCATCATATCGATGGCTCCGAGTATTTACCCCTGGTGCGAAGCAGAGTATCTGCAGGACTGGCCAACCTGGGTCAATATGGGCATCGTAGATTACATCATACCACAGATATACAGATACAAAATAGACAGATACCAGTATGAACTGGACAAAATAGTGAATACCCAGATTTCGCCTGAAAATAAGTCTAAATTATTTCCCGGTATATTACTTCAGGTGGATGATTATAATCCTTCCGAAGGTATGCTGGACAGCATGATTCAGGCCAACAGAAAGCACGGCATCAATGGAGAAGTTTATTTCTTTTATGAGGGTATAAAGAAGTACCCTGAATATTTTAAGGGTAATTAG